The DNA region TCTAGATAGTCGGTTaaagggatgaactacaacaggtgtcccAAACACGTTGTAGTAGTGTATCACAATCTTTTAGACCAtattggaccagacgatgtattATTACTAAACAACTCAtacttttgatttaaaaaaagTTATCCAATTACATATCCTCTAATCATGTCAAATTCTTATATAGTTTATCTGGAGGTCGTATCTGGGTCTTAAccatcaggttaaccatgatgatgatgttggtgtaagccctagaggccaataattttggtacttgtatcgaattgtttattaataataaaaggctttttctttattatgtttgtttaataaagtacctagaatagctagtccgtttaatgtatcaagtatgacttaatcatgagatcacattaaacataaagacattattcttaaagtatccgtagtcgagctttattgtgaagtgggataacattaaagcatgaagactatcatgcttatagactgatgatcacatctcatggatcatggataaggagttatcaagtcttaaacataggcatgaatattaggagtaatatttataccggattgacccgctatgagaatactatatagaatgttatgcaaagtgtcataagttattctcatggtgataatggtgtacACCACTtttcgacctgaaaccactatggaccctagatgtagagtcgagtgcgttattgctgatcaaacgttgtccgtaactggataaccataaagacagttgatgggtactccacgaagcatgctaagggacatgagtgacctagatggaattttcccatcctgcataacaggataaatgtttatgggcccaatattgaactggacaaggatgacatggtctacgccttgtgttcaatatagacataagggcaaaagggtaattatacacataatttttatcacagaaggaattgtcagatcatatgacattttcgtgtcttgggtagcagtgatgtgttactagataccactcactgtatattatgttaaatgcgtgatttaatataattgccaacgtcgcgaaaacctacagggtcacacacaaaagaccgattgatgagagatagagtaactaaggaacaccgtaaggtacggtgcgCTTAAGaggaatacgaaatatggtaaggtaccacgcgcttaagtgattttgggcatattataagatatgggccaaaatacacttaagtgggctttttagcttgcagcccacacaagtggttctataaatagaacccttgggtagaagcattgtcactcttggaattttgtttctttctctctctcactcaaagccttcattcatagtagctagcactgagattgaaggagttcgttcgtgtggactgagtagaggcgttgtcatcgttcaacgttcgtgatcgccacaagaggtaaagattctatcactgatcatgcccattcgtaaggatcattaaaggagaaaattttaaatcccactgcgttttggatcgccattctccttcagtggtatcagagccacttacgaaaccatgaatctgataactgtttattttctgtattaatacgattaaagacagaatgaatcaaagattaaattgagatcgatcaagttatatatatgatataagtaatcctgatgcaaaatacattatatatgatatagtgttcttgtttcgttcattcaaacactcaatggttgttttcctttgagcgaccaatggtcgtttgcttcttgatccgacattagtatggtgaagcaatgacgtgttgttcaatcatactgaatcaacaatcgagatgtgtttgatggtctgaaattagtgcatcagggttagtgacagcacaagggttgtgttgtcagagagttatgcgattggggttgtgactgcataagagttgtgctttctaacaaattttcgtacagtgttaaccggttaacgcatatggttaaccggttaacgcaaggcggaatactgttttctaaaagaatttcaaacagtgttaaccagttaacgcatatggttaaccggttaacgcaaaacagaatacaaattatgaacagattttcaaacggtgttaaccggttaacgcatatggttaaccggttaacgcaaggcaaaattcacccgttcggctaactctgctTTATGTGATCGGTCGTCaagatttaatttgattttaattaattaaaagaattaaattaataataataataatgtatttattattattgtcttgtggtgatcggttatggccttagttttcttttattttgttttgggttttaaaatacgacctgcatgtcgtccctctcttttaatctctcattgtaacttcttttctcatctcactccctcgtatgtaaaacgagtttctttatgtaatgtaatgatatgaagaaagcaaagacgtcagtgccaaaggaggacaaccttgaagatcttgcttggagaagcttagatcgttattaggttagctaaaacgatgggtcaaacttaattataataatattatatatgtctagaagcaagagttgggaatgatccatatgatggattgcaataaggagttattcacccaactgaaattttcgagagttgtattagatacaattggaaggagttcctacctaaataacctagttttgtgtaatccgcctacgcggacttaaaacgaagtgaaatatggatctcgacccactagaaaatcttccaacgggattttccgaatcaaatggtgagggtcacTTGTTTcgagtaaaatagtgggagcatatttaattaaaggcctaattaaatatgttattgatacttatattttcattaattcttatgtagattaccatgacaacgaacacctctaacaacatcttgcgatcaatccttgacaaagaaaaattgtctgggacaaattttctgtattggcaccgaaacctgaggattgtcctcaaacatgataaaaagctgtatgtcttggagaaagctgttcctgaagaggaacctcctagttctgcacctaaggcagaaagagatgcttataagaagcatgtcagtgatgccaatgaaactgcttgtctcatgctagctaccatgaactcagaattgcaaaagcaacatgagaatatgtcagcgttcgatatgatcgaacacctgaagatgctctatcaagagcaagcaaggcatgaaaggtttgaagtttcaaaagccctttttcaaggcaagttagttgagggagcccctgtaggtccccatgtgctcaagatgattgggtatgtggaaaaccttgagagattgagttttcccctcggaaaggaacttgcgactgatttgatcttgcaatcgttgccagatagattcagtcaatttctcctaaatttcaatatcaatgatatggacaaatctcttcctgaactgctcgccatgttaagaactgctgagcagaatctgaagtcaaaagggaagtccattctgatgatcggaaatggaaagagacagaacaaaaggcccactaagcagggtgataaagggaaaggcaaggaagttgccaaacccaaacccatcgttgctgctttaaagcctagtggaggcatagcaaaagaaggcacctgcttccattgtggtaagaccggacactggaagagaaactgcccaaagtacctagaagataagaagaatggagtagagacttcaacttcaggtatttttgttattgaaattaatttatctacttctgcatcatgggtattagatactggatgcggttctcacatttgtaccaatgtgcagggactaaaaaggagtagagatttggcaaaaggtgaagtcgacctacgagttggcaatggagcaaaggttgctgctttagccgtaggaacttatgtattgactttacctagtggtttaataattcagttagagaactgttattatgtacctgcaattagtaggaatattatttccgtttcttgtttggacaagtttggtttttcgtttataataaagaacaattgttgctcaatttatttgaatgatatattctatgctactgcacaaatgaacaatggactatatgtccttgatcttgaaatgcctatttataacattaatactaaaaggatgaaacctaatgatttaaatccaacttacctttggcattgtcgattaggccacataaatgaaaaacgcatttccaaactccaaaaggatggactcttggactcttttgattatgaatcatatgagacatgcagatcttgtttaattggaaagatgacaaagtctccattcacaggaaaaggtgaaagagctaatgatcttttggccctcatacatactgatgtatgtggaccactgaacataccagccagaggaggttttcagtacttcatcacatttactgatgattttagtagatatggttatgtgtatttaatgaaacacaaatcagagtcctttgaaaagttcaaggaattcaagaatgaagtacaaaaccaactttgtaagaatattaaaactcttcgatcagatcgaggtggtgaatatttaagcctagagtttgatgaccatctgaaagaatgtgggattctatcccaacttactccttctggaacaccccaatggaatggtgtatctgagagaagaaatcgaaccttgttagacatggtccgatccatgatgagtcacgccgatcttccaaactccttttggggaaatgcactattgacaacagcttacacacttaaccgtgttccatccaaaaaggttgagaagacaccatatgagatatggagtggtaagaaaccacatatgtcttacatgaagatttagggttgcgaagtttatgtgaaacgacaaatttcaactaagctttagcccaaatctgacaaatgcttatttgtggggtatcctaaagaaacaatagggtattacttctacaatccttctaagggcaaagtgtttgtcgctcgaactgaagttttcctagaaaaggattttatttccaaaggaatcagtgggaggaaagtagagcttgaagaaattcaagaatcacaaagcatcgatacacctatggaggaattagagcaggaaacacaagtagttgtggaagagcaacctgctcaagtagaacaagaccagcgtaggtcaagcaggatacgtcacctatctgagagatatggatatctcataacagatcaaggtgatgtattactcatggataaagatgagtctgtgacctaccaagaggccataactggtcccgagtctgagaagtggctagaagccatgaaatctgaaatggattccatgtacacaaaccaagtttggaccttggtagagcctcctgtaggagttaaccctataggatgcaagtgggtcttcaaaaagaagactgacatggatggtaaggtacatacctataaggtaagactggttgcaaaaggatataaacaaattcatggggttgactatgatgaaaccttttcaccagttgtaatgcttaaatctgttcggattttacttgctatcgcttaatatcatgattatgaaatatggcagatggatgtcaaaactgctttccttagtgggaatcttcttgaggatgtgtacatgacacaacctgaaggatttgacataccagaagaagcccaaaagatatgtaagttacaaaggtcaatctatggattgaagcaagcttccagaagatggaatcttcgttttgatgaaatagtaaaacaatatggattcatcaagaacgaagatgagccttgtgtctacaagaaggttagtgggagcatgatcgtgttcatggtattatatgtagatgacatattactcattggaaacgatgtccctatcctgcaacaagtaaagtcttggttggggaaatgcttttctatgaaggacctaggtgaagcagcctatatattaggaatcaaaatctatagagatagatcacaaaaactgcttggcctaagtcagagtacataaatagacaaagtgctgagacgctttaacatgcatgattccaagaaaggattcatacctatgcaacatggcctgtgtctgtcaaaaacacaatccccttcaactaaggaagaaagggatcgcatgaataagattccatatgcatctgcaataggatctatcatgtatgccatgttatgtactcaaccagatgtctcgtatgctttaagtgcaacgagtaggtaccaatctgatcctggtgatgcccattgggtagctgtcaagaatatccttaagtatttgagaaggactaaggactcattctttatatatagaggtcaggaagagttggttgtaattggatacaccgatgctagcttccagacagataaggatgactttagatcgcaatctggttatgtgttttgcttgaacggtggcgctgtgagctagaaaagttcaaagcaagatacagttgttgattctacaaccgtGGCCGAGTACATTGCtacctcaagtgcagcaaaggaagctgtttggatcaaaaagttcattagtgaacttgacatggttcctagcattgtggatcccattggtctctattgtgataacaatggtgctatctcacaagctaaggagcctagatctcaccaacgatccaaacacatacttaggcgttatcacctcatcccagagataatagatagaggagatgtgaaaatatgtagagtacctacacttgacaatattgctgacccactgacaaagcctcttgcgcagcagaagcaagatggccatactagatctatgggcattaggggtatgcctgattggctttagtgctagtgggagattgttggtgtaagccctagaggccaatacttttggtacttgtatcgaattgtttattaataataaaaggttttttctttattatatttgtttaataaagtccctagaataactagtccgtttaatgtatcaagtatgacttaatcatgagatcacattaaacataaggacactattcttaaagtatccgtagtcgagctttattgtgaagtgggataacattaaagcatgaagactattatgtttatagatggatgatcacatctcatggatcatggataaggagttatcaagtcttaaacataggtatgaatattaggagtaatatttataccggattgacccgctatgagaatactatatagaatgttatgcaaagtgtcataagttattctcatggtggtaatggtgtataccacttttcgacctgaaaccactatggaccctagatatagagtcaagtgctttattgctgatcaaacattgtccgtaactggataaccataaagacagttgatgggtactccacgaagcatgctaagggacatgagtgacctagatggaatttgcccatcctgcataacaggataaatgtctatggtcccaatattgaactggacaaggatgacacggtatatgtcttgtgttcaatatagacataagggcaaaaggataattatacacataattattatcacagaagtaattgtcagatcacatggcattttcgtgtcttgggtagcagtgatgtgttgctagataccactcactgtttattatgttaaatgcgtgatttaatataattgtcaacgttgcgaaaacctacagggtcacacacaaaggacggattaatgagagatatagtaactaaggaacaccgtaaggtatggtgcacttaagaggaatacgaaatatggtaaggtaccacgcgcttaagtgattttgggcatattataagatatgggccaaaatacacttaagtgggctttttagcttgcagcccacacaagtggttctataaatagaacccttgggtagaagcattgtcactcttggaatttcgtttctctctctctctctctctctctcacacacacacacatacacacacacacacacacacacacactcactcactcaaaacctttattcatagcagctagcactgagattgaaggaatccgttcgtgtggactgagtagaggcgttgtcatcgttcaacgttcgtgatcgccacaagaggtaatgattctatcactgatcatgcccattcgtaaggatcattaaaggagaaaattttaaattccgctgcgttttggatcgccattctccttcagaTGATGTAGTTTGGACATCAAAAACACCAATCATctggttcactactgtggagatgcaccagaaTGACCGTGTGAAACTGCAGTTTAGCCTGCAACAATAAATTCCAAAATCTCTGACGTGTTTAGGAGATTGGCATCAATAAATAGTCGATGGTCAATGAGATTATTTCGATTGAAGAGATTTCACAAAAGAGATGTGTCATCATTAGAGGAATCAACGTCAACACATTTTAAACGAACTAatcatacatggtgctagaccaacttaacattatatgacatggtttaggtcACAGTTTGTGTATGAGCCAgggtatttgattgatccacaccaacgagcttcgtcatcatacgcccaacaaGAAACCTCCGCCCAAGAATAATGTCAACCCACCCATACCCAATGACCAATCTCACACCATCACCATGCCATATACACCCAATCTCGCAACCAATTCATGCCACGCACCCAAACTCAAAACCAGGAACGAAACTCTTGCCACCAACAACCATACATAACCACCACATTTttctatagcccagatgattcatacgattcaaCCTCATCCCATCATAGCCCCCTCCCCCCACTTATGAACATCCAAACATCTCATAGCCACAATATCCAACCATTGTTTAACTTTCTTACACCATAAGAACCATTGTTTCGTTTCCAAAAggattcaatgtcccaattcgggcaacCAAATCGTCCACAAACAACCTAACCACAacgacccaactacgacaacatgggcaccAAACTCAATTACGGCAGCGCCACTGACGGCAACCCCCCACCTATTGgggagaaatgatgacaaatttGTCAAATACTGTTGGACCTTCACACCAGTcaccattgcatcatgtcagcactcaaagaatccaaacacctcaggaaaatcatGGGAAACATCGAAGGCAGGCTAACACACCGGGATATGGAACATGGGAACGTTTCAATCGTGcggatcattgattttcttgtcaATTGTTATGCATTTTAACTTTGTatcataatattaataattatttttcatttacctatttatttcaattttatatatgtataacatataaaaattaaaaaaaaatatagaAAGCATGTGCCACATGCAATGGTGGGCGCATACACTTCATATTATAAAATATGCGTCAATTACATTGGTTTCATCTGCAAACATGCGCCAATGATATTGACGTCTAAGTTCAATATCAACATGTATGCGTTAATCCAAGTGACGCATGCTTTAGAAGAATGATCATATTGGTATATGATTTTAAATAGtgattattttgaaaatttaattgaaaaatttggttatttaaaaaaaaaaatctcattccaatccttaataaatttttattaaaagtGAATTGCAATTTACTCAACTTCTAATTTGCAGAGACCGGGAAAACAAAAATTATTCACTGTGTGCTCCGCATATCCTTCTCACCGCTCTGGTTTTTAGGGAGAAGGAAAAGAAAATCACAACACAGGTGGAACCTAACGAGTGAATCAATGGGTCCATGGCCACTATGATTGGATTTCAAAAAAGCTTCATCTCACCTAATGTCCGCAGCTCAGCAATCTATTTTCACCGTCTTCAATTTCACCACCATTGGTAACATACCCATCTTGTGTCTCTTTCGATTGTTATATTCAATGTTGGGTTTTGCTTATATTCTGTTTGATGAAATGCTTCAATGATGAAAAACTcttatttttattcaaattcaaTATTTTCCTTTCAAAACGGGATACAATCTCATAAATAAACTAGTACCacattttttatccaaaaattgGATTTTTGTTAATTTAGGTTATGTTTTGATAAACAACTTAACAATAGTTTATAGCATTAGCACTTGTCATATGAATTCATGTGTAAATGCTACTTTTTAATAACAAAAGATGGAATAAAATAGTTTTCATATACGCTATATTAACAGTTTTCATAAGCTATCTTGGAAATTTTATGAAAATAAGCTGAAAACAGATTGTTGACATGTTATAAGTTGTTTTTGTAAATCGTAAGCTTGCCCACAGTTTCAGAAGTGGTTATGTTAGTAGATAAACAGGAATAAGCAAACCTAACTAGGCTCTTAAATAAGTTATCTAATACTATTATTATCTAATTGTCTGCAATTCTAGAATGCCTCTGTGCTGCTACTTACTTTACCTATTTTTTTACAATTTGGTGTAATTTTGAGAGCCTAAAAGATTGAACCGTCCAGAACTGATTCTTTACTAATAAATTTAATATGAAACTAGAAAATGTATATATATGGTTAATGGTTATAGAAAGATCACCATGATTATCTAGAGTATTGTTCTTTTAAATGATATTTATGTATTCTGCTAAGTTTTAGTTGCTGCTTAAGTGATACTTTCTCTTCTTTAACAGTGGAAAAATTCATTCTTCATTTTCTGTTGCCTGTGTGCAACGTTTCAAGCACAAAAGTAGCTGTTACAAGGGTGCACTTGTTGCATGTTTGAGTAATAAGAGGATTTTTAGTAGCAATGCCAGGAGCCATGTTCCTCCTGATAACCCTTTTAAAAGATTTGGTAATGGTGGTGGCATGTTGAAATTCACATCTGAGGAAAAACACTTGGTCCTTCAAGCACCGAGCCTCCAGCACTGGTTTAAAAATTGGCAGAACCTTAGGAAACAAAAGCTGACAGCTAGTACTTTTGCGGCTGCCATTGGATTTTGGCGTCGTCGAAGGTCTCAACTGTGGTTGGAGAAGATCGGTGCTATAGAACCATTTTCTGGAAACCTTGCCACATGTTGGAGCAATATCAAAGAGGAAGATGCACTTGAAAGATATAAATTGATAACGGGAAATAATGTATTGTTTCCTGAATTTCAGGTCTACAACGCAAAACCAGAAGACAGTTGGCTAGCTGCTTCACCGGATGGTATAATTGACAGGCTAGTATATGAATTGC from Lathyrus oleraceus cultivar Zhongwan6 chromosome 1, CAAS_Psat_ZW6_1.0, whole genome shotgun sequence includes:
- the LOC127138258 gene encoding uncharacterized protein LOC127138258 gives rise to the protein MATMIGFQKSFISPNVRSSAIYFHRLQFHHHCGKIHSSFSVACVQRFKHKSSCYKGALVACLSNKRIFSSNARSHVPPDNPFKRFGNGGGMLKFTSEEKHLVLQAPSLQHWFKNWQNLRKQKLTASTFAAAIGFWRRRRSQLWLEKIGAIEPFSGNLATCWSNIKEEDALERYKLITGNNVLFPEFQVYNAKPEDSWLAASPDGIIDRLVYELPSHGVLEVKCPYFGGDMSKAFPWSRIPVHYIPQAQGLMEILGRDWMDFYVWTINGSSLFRIHRDPEYWDVMKIALSDFWLKHVQPARELYSSGVITDPLFQLRSLAPAPRHELCRDIVYKSKVIVDNSKFLIREIHGKMTN